One segment of Alkaliphilus flagellatus DNA contains the following:
- a CDS encoding mercury transporter, with amino-acid sequence MDILDEISQLFIWLTRVGVIFRVAFCFFKKIGNDEEAAVYNKRMKNAITFYILAESIFQIKDIAMYYFGG; translated from the coding sequence ATGGATATTTTAGATGAGATTTCTCAGCTGTTCATATGGCTTACTAGAGTGGGAGTAATTTTTAGAGTAGCGTTTTGCTTCTTCAAAAAAATAGGAAACGATGAAGAAGCTGCTGTTTATAATAAAAGAATGAAAAATGCAATAACCTTTTACATTCTAGCAGAAAGTATTTTTCAAATAAAAGATATTGCAATGTATTATTTTGGAGGCTGA
- a CDS encoding conjugal transfer protein TrbL family protein, whose amino-acid sequence MTVLFVGLIVSFITGFFAYNFWLDNMVFLALYAEKHMAGIGFESFNFLFDIFFGYGISLIVLKFLKKGFDIYILWVDGDADADPIILLTNFFRAMTIAIGFPVIYEAVAKIIENLSTEVITAIGLNIDNSQLSLVNDLASLGIFPAILYLVFTVIFVYLNIQFIVRGLEIFVLRVGIPLACTGLMDADKGAFKTYIQKLVQEFFTVLIQVVLAKLGLALMRNGHIQDYNIYFGIAALLLAAKTPRFLQEFLIPSSSGGGMNGVYSAARMVQMTKIAFKR is encoded by the coding sequence ATGACAGTGCTATTTGTAGGGCTGATAGTTTCTTTTATTACAGGATTTTTCGCGTATAATTTTTGGTTGGATAATATGGTTTTCTTAGCTTTATATGCAGAAAAGCATATGGCTGGAATTGGATTTGAAAGCTTTAATTTTCTATTTGATATATTCTTTGGCTATGGAATATCTCTTATAGTATTGAAATTTTTAAAGAAAGGATTTGATATATATATTCTCTGGGTAGATGGAGATGCTGATGCAGACCCTATAATACTCCTTACAAATTTCTTCAGAGCTATGACCATCGCTATAGGATTTCCTGTTATTTATGAAGCAGTAGCGAAAATAATAGAGAATTTATCAACGGAAGTTATTACGGCAATAGGTCTAAACATAGATAATAGTCAGCTAAGTCTAGTAAATGACTTAGCATCTTTAGGAATATTTCCAGCAATACTATATTTAGTTTTCACGGTTATATTTGTGTATCTAAATATTCAATTTATTGTTAGAGGTTTAGAAATATTTGTGCTTAGAGTTGGAATTCCTTTAGCATGTACAGGACTTATGGATGCAGATAAAGGTGCTTTTAAAACATATATTCAAAAACTCGTTCAGGAGTTTTTTACTGTACTAATTCAAGTAGTCTTAGCCAAACTAGGTCTAGCACTAATGCGTAACGGGCATATACAAGATTATAATATCTACTTTGGAATAGCAGCTTTACTTTTAGCAGCTAAAACACCAAGGTTCTTACAAGAATTTTTAATACCTTCTAGTAGCGGTGGAGGTATGAATGGAGTATATTCTGCCGCAAGAATGGTGCAGATGACAAAAATAGCATTTAAACGATAG